In Macaca fascicularis isolate 582-1 chromosome X, T2T-MFA8v1.1, one DNA window encodes the following:
- the BEX1 gene encoding protein BEX1 — protein MESKEKRAVNNLSMENTNQENEEKEEKEQVANKGEPLALPLDAGEYCVPRGNRRRFRVRQPILQYRWDMMHRLGEPQARMREENMERIGEEVRQLMEKLREKQLSHSLRAVSTDPPHHDHHDEFCLMP, from the coding sequence ATGGAGTCCAAAGAGAAACGAGCGGTAAACAATCTCAGCATGGAAAATACCaaccaagaaaatgaagaaaaggaagaaaaggagcaaGTTGCTAATAAAGGGGAGCCCTTGGCCCTCCCTTTGGATGCTGGTGAATACTGTGTGCCTAGAGGAAATCGTAGGCGGTTCCGCGTTAGGCAGCCCATCCTGCAGTATAGATGGGATATGATGCATAGGCTTGGAGAACCACAGGCAAGGATGAGGGAAGAGAATATGGAAAGGATTGGGGAGGAGGTGAGACAGCTGATGGAAAAGCTGAGGGAAAAGCAGTTGAGTCATAGTCTGCGGGCAGTCAGCACTGACCCCCCGCACCATGACCATCACGATGAGTTTTGCCTTATGCCCTGA